In Ananas comosus cultivar F153 linkage group 10, ASM154086v1, whole genome shotgun sequence, the following proteins share a genomic window:
- the LOC109716361 gene encoding uncharacterized protein LOC109716361 isoform X2, which produces MSSLRHSLSSRVDLLSAKHLPSSRRSSSTTPPSTSLTSRANGSIGLLGSKGSRGRRRRSSPVIYGRLRGGARGRRRWRRGEVLSTIRKLSFLISLNGAKIMADEDAADASTLIGIPLKTSHVKFVLHKECLFGQRFLLVGDDSNISSWDPSKAIPLEWSDGHVWTTELDLPIKVIG; this is translated from the exons ATGTCCTCCCTGCGGCATTCTCTCTCATCTCGTGTCGATCTCCTCTCCGCGAAACATCTTCCGTCGTCAAGGCGGAGCTCCTCGACGACCCCGCCTTCGACTTCACTGACGAGTCGCGCCAATGGATCGATCGG GCTTTTAGGGAGCAAGGGATCGAGGGGCCGCCGCCGTCGTTCGTCTCCGGTAATCTACGGGAGATTACGAGGAGGAGCCCGCGGCCGGCGACGGTGGCGAAGGGGCGAGGTTTTGTCGACTATTCGCAAGCTCTCTTTCCTTATTTCACTCAATGGAGCAAAGATTATG GCTGATGAGGACGCTGCAGATGCTTCGACTCTGATAGGAA TTCCTCTAAAGACGTCGCACGTGAAATTTGTTCTTCACAAGGAATGCCTATTTGGTCAACGGTTTCTTCTCGTTGGCGATGACTCGAATATCAGTTCTTGGGATCCATCAAAAGCCATTCCTTTGGAATGGTCTGATGGCCATGTGTGGACAACTGAGCTG GATTTACCAATCAAAGTGATAGGTTGA
- the LOC109716361 gene encoding uncharacterized protein LOC109716361 isoform X4: MDRSGSKGSRGRRRRSSPVIYGRLRGGARGRRRWRRGEVLSTIRKLSFLISLNGAKIMADEDAADASTLIGIPLKTSHVKFVLHKECLFGQRFLLVGDDSNISSWDPSKAIPLEWSDGHVWTTELVSLRDPILSTNIISSITFYVSDLVLSFRIYQSK; the protein is encoded by the exons ATGGATCGATCGG GGAGCAAGGGATCGAGGGGCCGCCGCCGTCGTTCGTCTCCGGTAATCTACGGGAGATTACGAGGAGGAGCCCGCGGCCGGCGACGGTGGCGAAGGGGCGAGGTTTTGTCGACTATTCGCAAGCTCTCTTTCCTTATTTCACTCAATGGAGCAAAGATTATG GCTGATGAGGACGCTGCAGATGCTTCGACTCTGATAGGAA TTCCTCTAAAGACGTCGCACGTGAAATTTGTTCTTCACAAGGAATGCCTATTTGGTCAACGGTTTCTTCTCGTTGGCGATGACTCGAATATCAGTTCTTGGGATCCATCAAAAGCCATTCCTTTGGAATGGTCTGATGGCCATGTGTGGACAACTGAGCTGGTAAGTTTAAGAGATCCCATACTCTCTACTAACATTATTAGTTCAATTACTTTTTACGTATCTGATCTGGTACTTTCATTCAGGATTTACCAATCAAAGTGA
- the LOC109716361 gene encoding uncharacterized protein LOC109716361 isoform X5, with product MSSLRHSLSSRVDLLSAKHLPSSRRSSSTTPPSTSLTSRANGSIGLLGSKGSRGRRRRSSPVIYGRLRGGARGRRRWRRGEVLSTIRKLSFLISLNGAKIMMLDYNVPGGKLNRGLSVIDSYKLLKAGVEVTEDEIFLGCALNWLVH from the exons ATGTCCTCCCTGCGGCATTCTCTCTCATCTCGTGTCGATCTCCTCTCCGCGAAACATCTTCCGTCGTCAAGGCGGAGCTCCTCGACGACCCCGCCTTCGACTTCACTGACGAGTCGCGCCAATGGATCGATCGG GCTTTTAGGGAGCAAGGGATCGAGGGGCCGCCGCCGTCGTTCGTCTCCGGTAATCTACGGGAGATTACGAGGAGGAGCCCGCGGCCGGCGACGGTGGCGAAGGGGCGAGGTTTTGTCGACTATTCGCAAGCTCTCTTTCCTTATTTCACTCAATGGAGCAAAGATTATG ATGTTGGACTACAATGTGCCTGGAG GGAAACTAAACCGTGGACTATCAGTGATTGATAGCTACAAGTTGTTAAAAGCCGGTGTTGAGGTCACTGAAGATGAAATCTTTCTTGGGTGTGCCCTTAATTGGTTGGTGCATTGA
- the LOC109716360 gene encoding UDP-galactose transporter 1: MEESKMGSEGTFRAILAILQWWGFNVTVIIMNKWIFQKLDFKFPLTVSCVHFICSSIGAYVVIKVLKLKPLIEVDPEDRWRRIFPMSFVFCINIVLGNVSLRYIPVSFMQTIKSFTPATTVVLQWLVWRKYFEWRIWASLVPIVGGILLTSITELSFNLFGFCAALFGCLATSTKTILAESLLHGYKFDSINTVYYMAPFATMILAVPAVLLEGNGVTNWFYTYDSVFSSLFIIFSSGVLAFCLNFSIFYVIHSTTAVTFNVAGNLKVAVAILVSWLIFRNPISGMNAIGCTVTLVGCTFYGYVRHLLSQQSSSSSSVPGTPRTPRTPRTPRSPAEMIPLVSDKLEKV; this comes from the exons ATGGAGGAGAGTAAGATGGGGAGTGAGGGAACGTTCCGTGCGATCCTCGCCATTTTGCAGTGGTGGGGATTTAACGTCACCGTAATCATTATGAACAAGTGGATCTTCCAG AAACTAGACTTCAAGTTTCCTCTCACAGTGTCATGTGTTCACTTCATATGCTCTTCTATTGGAGCTTATGTTGTTATCAAAGTGCTCAAATTGAAGCCACTAATTGAGGTCGATCCTGAGGACCGTTGGAGAAGGATTTTTCCCATGTCTTTTGTGTTCTGCATCAACATTGTTTTGGGAAACGTGAGCTTGCGCTACATTCCAGTCTCCTTCATGCAGACAATTAAATCATTCACTCCAGCAACAACAG TTGTTCTTCAGTGGTTAGTGTGGAGAAAATATTTCGAGTGGCGCATATGGGCTTCTttggtaccgattgttgggggAATTCTTCTAACCTCTATAACAGAGCTCAGCTTCAATCTCTTTGGTTTTTGTGCTGCACTATTTGGCTGCTTGGCGACATCTACAAAGACTATTCTAGCAGAGTCACTTCTTCATGGTTATAAATTTGACAG TATTAACACAGTATACTACATGGCACCCTTTGCAACCATGATACTCGCTGTGCCAGCCGTATTATTGGAAGGAAACGGAGTCACCAACTGGTTCTACACATATGATTCTGTTTTTTCATCACTATTCATCATTTTCAGCTCAGGGGTGTTGGCATTTTGTCTCAACTTCTCCATCTTTTATGTCATACACTCAACGACTGCCGTCACCTTCAATGTCGCGGGCAACCTCAAA GTTGCGGTAGCAATATTGGTGTCATGGCTTATTTTCCGGAACCCAATATCCGGTATGAATGCTATTGGATGCACGGTGACTCTTGTGGGATGCACTTTCTACGGCTACGTAAGGCACCTCTTATCGCAGcagtcttcatcttcttcttccgtTCCCGGAACTCCAAGGACTCCCCGTACTCCTCGCACTCCTAGGAGCCCGGCAGAGATGATCCCTCTCGTAAGCGATAAGCTAGAAAAGGTTTAG
- the LOC109716361 gene encoding uncharacterized protein LOC109716361 isoform X6 has translation MKSFLGVPLIGWCIEWLQAYFLVLDDIMDNSHTRRGQLCWYRVPKADEDAADASTLIGIPLKTSHVKFVLHKECLFGQRFLLVGDDSNISSWDPSKAIPLEWSDGHVWTTELVSLRDPILSTNIISSITFYVSDLVLSFRIYQSK, from the exons ATGAAATCTTTCTTGGGTGTGCCCTTAATTGGTTGGTGCATTGAATGG CTTCAAGCATATTTCCTTGTACTTGATGATATTATGGACAATTCTCATACAAGACGTGGTCAGCTTTGTTGGTATAGAGTTCCCAAG GCTGATGAGGACGCTGCAGATGCTTCGACTCTGATAGGAA TTCCTCTAAAGACGTCGCACGTGAAATTTGTTCTTCACAAGGAATGCCTATTTGGTCAACGGTTTCTTCTCGTTGGCGATGACTCGAATATCAGTTCTTGGGATCCATCAAAAGCCATTCCTTTGGAATGGTCTGATGGCCATGTGTGGACAACTGAGCTGGTAAGTTTAAGAGATCCCATACTCTCTACTAACATTATTAGTTCAATTACTTTTTACGTATCTGATCTGGTACTTTCATTCAGGATTTACCAATCAAAGTGA
- the LOC109716361 gene encoding uncharacterized protein LOC109716361 isoform X1 — protein sequence MSSLRHSLSSRVDLLSAKHLPSSRRSSSTTPPSTSLTSRANGSIGLLGSKGSRGRRRRSSPVIYGRLRGGARGRRRWRRGEVLSTIRKLSFLISLNGAKIMADEDAADASTLIGIPLKTSHVKFVLHKECLFGQRFLLVGDDSNISSWDPSKAIPLEWSDGHVWTTELVSLRDPILSTNIISSITFYVSDLVLSFRIYQSK from the exons ATGTCCTCCCTGCGGCATTCTCTCTCATCTCGTGTCGATCTCCTCTCCGCGAAACATCTTCCGTCGTCAAGGCGGAGCTCCTCGACGACCCCGCCTTCGACTTCACTGACGAGTCGCGCCAATGGATCGATCGG GCTTTTAGGGAGCAAGGGATCGAGGGGCCGCCGCCGTCGTTCGTCTCCGGTAATCTACGGGAGATTACGAGGAGGAGCCCGCGGCCGGCGACGGTGGCGAAGGGGCGAGGTTTTGTCGACTATTCGCAAGCTCTCTTTCCTTATTTCACTCAATGGAGCAAAGATTATG GCTGATGAGGACGCTGCAGATGCTTCGACTCTGATAGGAA TTCCTCTAAAGACGTCGCACGTGAAATTTGTTCTTCACAAGGAATGCCTATTTGGTCAACGGTTTCTTCTCGTTGGCGATGACTCGAATATCAGTTCTTGGGATCCATCAAAAGCCATTCCTTTGGAATGGTCTGATGGCCATGTGTGGACAACTGAGCTGGTAAGTTTAAGAGATCCCATACTCTCTACTAACATTATTAGTTCAATTACTTTTTACGTATCTGATCTGGTACTTTCATTCAGGATTTACCAATCAAAGTGA